ACGAACGATCGAAACATCCTTTCCGCCGCCGACCAGATCCTATGGATCGATCAAGGGCGATTGCGAGCCTGCGGAGCGCCCGGAAAGATTCTGTCCAGCTATTTCGGAGACTCCAAACCATGATCACGACGAAATGGAAGAAGAACTCCTTGCGTTCGACCGAGGAAGAATTCATTTCCCGATCGATCCTCCTGGAGGAAACCGGAAGCCCCCGACTGGCTCGGCTTTTGATCGGCTTCACCTTCCTGAGCATCCTTTCGTTCGTGGGGTGGAGCGCCATCGCCCACGTGGACGAAGTCGCCATCGCAACCGGAAAAATCATCCCCGTCGGAGACGTGTTCATCCTCCAGCATCGCGAAGGCGGACGCATCACCAGCTTGTCGGTCCAAGAAGGACAGTATGTCAAACACGGAGAAGTTCTCCTCCATTTCGATCCATCGTACGCCTCCTCCAAGGCGGCGGAAACCCAAGTCAGGGTCGCGTCCCTACGGGCTCGCTTGGAGCGCGTGCGTGCGCTCAGCGAATCACGCGCATGCAATTTCGCCGCAGCCGGGGTTACGGATTCCACCCAGATCCAGGAACAACAGCGGTACTACAGCGAATACCTGAAATCGATCTCCTTGGAAAAGACCGTCATCACCAGCCAGTTGGCGCAGCTTTCCGGAAATCTTTCCGAACTTTCCACTCGACAAAAAACGCTCCAATCCCAGCGCGCCTTGCTCGCCGAGGAAATGAGCGTCCGGGAAGGTCTGGTCAAGGAAGGATTGAATTCCAAGCTCCAGTACCTGACCCTCAAGCGCCAGCTGTCGGAACTCGATGGCGCCTTGGCCGGCATGCCCTCGCAGATGGCTCGGATCGCCGCCTCCGTGGATGAATCCAAAGCTCGACTCGCTCAACTCGTCAGTGCCCGCGAAAAGGATTTGCTGGCCGAGCGGGAGCAGTTGACGTCGGAACTCAAACAGATCATGGAAGCCTCCCGGCGGGAAAACCAAACGGTCGACGATCTCGAGCTTCGCGCACCGGTGGCTGGCATCGTGACCGGAATGAAGATCCATTCTTCTGGAGAGGTCATCATGCCCGGAGCGACGATCCTCCAAATCGTCCCTGAAGGGAAGCAATTGATCGCAGATGTCCAAATCAGTCCCAGGGATATCGGGCACATCCAGATCGGCCAGAATTGTCTGGTCAAGTTCAGCGCATTCGATTACGCCCGCTATGGTGGGATTCCCGGAACGGTGCAAGGGATCTCCGCCAATTCCTTTTCCAATGCGGATGGCTCCCTGTACTATCGCGGAACCATCCATCTGGCTCGAGGACACCTCGGCAAAACGCCCAGCGACGGCTCCGTTCTGCCCGGCATGAGCGTCCAGACCGAGATCCGTACCGGAGGACGCACCATCTTCCAATACCTGTTGAAGCCTGTGTTCGCCTCCTCCAGCGAGGCGATGAGAGAACGCTGAAGATCAACGCCGATTCCTGTCTGATCGCAAATTCTTTCCGCGCAATGAGAATCGCCCCCATCGAAGGGAATGGACATGCAAAACAAACCAGATCCCGGTGATGACAAACTTCTGAGGCTGGCCGAACTCACCGGCAACCTGCACCCCGAAAAAGCTGACCAAGCCCTCGAATACGGCCAGGTGGCCAAGGTGGCACCTGCCGAAGGTCCCGCGGGAATCCTTGCATCCGGCCCTTCCGCTCCATCCATCGAGGATAATAGACAGCTTCCGTCTTCAAGTGAACCATCCAACGTAGATCGGAT
This DNA window, taken from Fibrobacterota bacterium, encodes the following:
- a CDS encoding HlyD family type I secretion periplasmic adaptor subunit; the encoded protein is MITTKWKKNSLRSTEEEFISRSILLEETGSPRLARLLIGFTFLSILSFVGWSAIAHVDEVAIATGKIIPVGDVFILQHREGGRITSLSVQEGQYVKHGEVLLHFDPSYASSKAAETQVRVASLRARLERVRALSESRACNFAAAGVTDSTQIQEQQRYYSEYLKSISLEKTVITSQLAQLSGNLSELSTRQKTLQSQRALLAEEMSVREGLVKEGLNSKLQYLTLKRQLSELDGALAGMPSQMARIAASVDESKARLAQLVSAREKDLLAEREQLTSELKQIMEASRRENQTVDDLELRAPVAGIVTGMKIHSSGEVIMPGATILQIVPEGKQLIADVQISPRDIGHIQIGQNCLVKFSAFDYARYGGIPGTVQGISANSFSNADGSLYYRGTIHLARGHLGKTPSDGSVLPGMSVQTEIRTGGRTIFQYLLKPVFASSSEAMRER